A single genomic interval of Astyanax mexicanus isolate ESR-SI-001 chromosome 4, AstMex3_surface, whole genome shotgun sequence harbors:
- the LOC125801142 gene encoding E3 SUMO-protein ligase ZBED1-like, producing the protein MCFINQSDLTFCFALSINSTKQRRVDDFFQRRGLCTPQMTEVLTGSILDMFLKDMRPISMVGDEGFKQMIHTFHPGYTLPSRTHFTKLMEAKYEATLGKVKESLKSTKNKISLTADAWTSVATEAYLGITCHFISDEWELNSFCLTTLPLEERHTGSNIAAWIEQTVEMFEIPPKKIMALVHDNGSNMVLAANILQEKHGWISVHCAGHTLQLIVNNALKHPQISKALGASRCLVEHFKRSELASSKLKAKQKQMGTPEHKLVQDISTRWNSTYYMMNRLLEQRWPLTATLSDPAVTQRGKHFLDLKSDQWTLIEELEKALQAFECATVYLSGESYVTVSALPPLVKGLLNSTHTVYDTTPVQAFQKAASEEISARWSKLVTVTDDNPSKLIIAAALDPRFRKSKFLPPEERFIMQSKVQALALQCMDGSSIVTNQSTNRMEEAAAPPDGHATGSPKKSPSRSVSAIESLLGCDSTDSDSEINENDVQHQVITNEVLAYFGEQPISKKENPLSWWKLNEPKYPTLASMAKSFLCIPATSTPSERLFSASGNIASKKRASLSPEHVNMLTFLHCNLKLL; encoded by the exons atgtgctttataaatcaATCTGACTTGACTTTCTGTTTTGCTCTTTCTATTAATAGCACTAAGCAGAGGCGTGTGGATGACTTTTTCCAGAGAAGAGGCTTATGCACCCCTCAGATGACTGAGGTCTTGACAGGGAGCATCCTCGACATGTTTCTCAAAGACATGAGACCAATTTCTATGGTTGGAGATGAAGGCTTCAAGCAGATGATACACACATTCCACCCAGGTTACACCTTACCTTCCAGAACTCACTTTACCAAGCTCATGGAGGCAAAGTATGAAGCTACTCTTGGTAAGGTTAAAGAATCTCTTAAATCAACCAAGAACAAGATTTCCCTGACAGCTGATGCCTGGACCAGTGTTGCTACAGAGGCATATCTTGGCATCACTTGTCACTTTATAAGTGATGAGTGGGAGCTCAATAGCTTTTGTCTCACAACATTGCCACTAGAAGAACGACACACTGGATCGAACATTGCTGCATGGATTGAGCAAACTGTGGAAATGTTTGAGATCCCTCCAAAAAAGATCATGGCACTTGTCCACGACAATGGCTCCAATATGGTTCTGGCAGcaaacattttgcaggaaaaacaTGGATGGATATCTGTTCACTGTGCTGGACACACTTTGCAATTGATTGTCAACAATGCACTGAAACACCCTCAGATCAGTAAAGCACTGGGAGCATCAAGGTGCCTCGTGGAGCACTTTAAACGAAGTGAACTGGCTTCAAGCAAGCTTAAAGCCAAGCAAAAACAGATGGGGACCCCAGAACACAAACTTGTCCAGGACATCTCTACCAGGTGGAATAGCACCTATTATATGATGAATCGCCTGCTGGAACAGAGATGGCCACTGACTGCAACTCTGTCTGATCCAGCTGTAACACAAAGAGGGAAACATTTCCTAGACCTCAAATCTGATCAGTGGACACTGATTGAAGAACTGGAAAAAGCTCTACAGGCTTTTGAATGTGCCACTGTCTACCTGAGTGGTGAAAGCTATGTGACAGTCTCTGCCCTGCCTCCTCTGGTCAAAGGTCTTTTGAACTCCACCCACACTGTCTATGATACGACTCCAGTGCAGGCCTTCCAGAAAGCTGCTTCAGAAGAGATCAGTGCACGCTGGTCAAAATTGGTCACGGTCACTGATGATAACCCAAGTAAACTGATTATAGCAGCTGCACTAGATCCACGTTTTCGAAAATCTAAATTCCTGCCACCAGAGGAGAGGTTTATTATGCAGAGTAAAGTTCAAGCTCTGGCCTTACAGTGCATGGATGGGAGCAGCATCGTAACAAACCAGAGCACCAATAGGATGGAAGAAGCCGCAGCACCACCAGATGGGCATGCCACAGGCTCACCTAAGAAAAGTCCAAGTAGGTCTGTTTCAGCTATCGAATCACTGCTTGGATGTGACTCAACAGACAGTGACAGTGAAATCAATGAAAATGATGTGCAACACCAAGTGATAACTAATGAA GTGCTTGCGTACTTTGGAGAGCAGCCCATCTCAAAGAAAGAAAATCCCCTGTCTTGGTGGAAGCTGAATGAGCCAAAGTATCCAACTCTTGCATCAATGGCCAAATCATTCTTGTGTATTCCTGCTACTTCCACTCCCTCTGAGCGCCTCTTCTCAGCATCGGGTAACATTGCCTCAAAGAAGAGAGCCAGTCTTTCTCCAGAGCATGTTAATATGCTCACGTTCTTGCACTGCAATTTAAAGCTTTTATAA